aacaaaaaaaaaaaaaaaatatatttagtgAAATAACAAATTCAAAAACGAtacatcaaaaaaaaaaaaaaaatgttacatttttttttatatataaaaaacttaataaaaaaaaaaaaaattcagaaaTTCTCAAAACGAAAacatttcatttatttatgcacatatttttgtttttacaATTTAAGTATTTCATATAATgtaatttcttatttttaaaacatataaagtaaaaataaataaatatatacatatatatatcttatgtgtaaaaaaataaaaaatattatttgtatAACAAAAAGCTTTaacatatttttcattttttcattttttttttttttttgaaacatctaaatttaaaacatatattgTATGAATAGCAAAAAATTCTATAATAAGTTTAATggtattataataaaatctcttataaacaatttttacgttatatgtataaaaaatgtttttatttaatatttaattttattaatcgTTATTTAATTTCTCACAGTTTAAAATgtaaactatttttttcttcatatttaCGATTATTTGATCATCTTCATTGTATATTCCCGACTCTATTAACCTTTTTATTTCACTTCTTAAATTTTCAACAATTTTAGTATTCGCGTTTTTCTGTTTACTACTATCTTCTATTATTTGATTGCtaagaataaaatttttttttttcccattTTTGCtcacattttttataaaattctgATTTGTATAAacgtttttttctttttctttaatagcagattttttttgataaataaaatgttttttgtctttttcttttatattattatttatatttttattaaaacaaaatgtattatttttgttaatattattactattattatttttattaatattatttttattaatattgttattatttttattaatattattattattattgttattatttttattaatattagtattattattattattgttattattattgttattattactattatcgATATTGCTGCCTTTGAATTTTATTGATTCCAactcttttaaatttttttcttctttcatTTCTTCGTTAACTATGAACTTTATCGCGTTTATGCCTTCTAAGATGGAGTGaaaattttcttctaataTTTCATCATTAGTTaaatcataaatattttctagTTGTATGGTAAAATTACTTATCaattgtaatattttttttctatttctatgaatactttttatataattttgcaATTTATTGTTACATGAATCTATTTGTGTTTccttcattttatttttatactcTTTTAATCgttttaattcttcttttaGCTTTTCAAAATAGTTATTACTTATAATGgcattatctttattattatattttcttaagGTAGATTtcatttcttcattttctttttgtaaTGCTTTGTtctcttttattaattttgtataattaatttttaattcatcatTTTCCTTTATCAtactttcatttaaattactcTTTCTTAGATTTTCTTTAAACGATTGTAAAGATTTTTCATAagcatatttaattttttttaattttttttctaatgaatgaatttcatcatttaattctttatccTTTAATTTTAACGCATTATTACAGTTTATAACATTTATTTGTTCTTCtttcattttaataataatttctttgagttcatttttctttatttctaGTTCGTTTTTTCTTTCCCTTTCCATGagttcatatttttttgtaaattttctaactaaattttcttcttttttttttaatatttttttaatattgttTTCCTCTTGTTCTTTCCATATTTTAAACTCATATATATTGCTTGGTACTTGATAATTAAGACATTTTGATTCTATCGACAAAATGTTATTATCtctattttcttctatttttttttctttgatactaaaaaaaagttcTACACTTAATTCAGATGTTaagtatttttctttaaatacgTTTAAATAAAGTGAtacattataattaaatttataataattttgaaaatcttttttttctaatatatcttttaattcatttacaACAGGTTTCATAGGAAGATTCCCTTTTCCAATATTTATATCgctatctttttcttttatagatagatcaaaatatataatttttttttcaaaatattcatataaatcttcttcttttatatcaAAATCATGATTTACATAgcaattatttaattcaatctaagtataataaaaaataaaaaattgaatgagacttattttataatatttttaataaaatcacACTTTATAttgattatatatttatgtaagatatattaaaaatatttatatacatatatgtatttatttttaattatttcatttttttttttttttagtataatataatttacttGTGTATCTTCTTGGAACAAATATAACGATGATATAAATGTTTGTTCAAATAAATCAGattcaatttttataaaaaaattatttttatttttttttcttttctctgCATAAATATTACTCAACTCTAGAATATGGCAATTTTTtactgataaaaaaaaattacacaaCATAAAATCCATTTTTGATAATTCCttattttttagtaaatCCAAATTTGAATTtgttgaaatatttttataaaagttgTAAGAATTagttaatttataattttcgtTAAATGGGATATGGTTGAGATCATAAGAATTTAACTCATTACTAGAATTATAAttcaataaaatagaaataatactAACgctaaaatttaaattatgagATGAATTATTTACTGTGCTtaaattgtatattttttttttaaaatttttataaaaaatccatgactcatttttattatcattattagaaaatacacttttatctatatttaaCTTAACATTGTTTaagtttataaataaatcattaatacaaaaatagtcatataattcttttatatcgTCAATTAAAATTAGTGAAAAATGACAACCTACATTAAAatcatcaattttttttccttctaTTAAGTTACTTACTGAATTATTTAGAATATTATTTTCCCCATTTTCTAAAACCTTGTTAGATAAATTTTGTATCATTTCTCCTACTGTAACTTCTAcattattatcaaaaaaaaattgcctATTATAATCGTTAaagttaatatataaataaaataagttgtctaaattaaatatatttaatatatgctTATATTTATTCTCATATTTCTCTAAATTAATATAAGTAcccaattttattttttctaaatcttttttttcaattaagTATTCTTCTAATTTCAAACaaatagataaaattaattcattGCTTATGTAGAAATTGCTTATATTTtcgtattttttattttcaaaaaattcgaaatcatttattaaatcattAAATGGACACTTAAAATAAATGCTATCATTTTCAAAGtttaaattatcataattatCAGCGCCTTTcaataaatgaattttattcttttttaacttttttttttcataaagatctatatcatttattttttcattattatcacTATTACCTTCTGAAtcatatttgtttttttttatctcaaTAAATAATTCAATATGTTGAAATAGAAAATTCGCTATTTCTGTTAATGTGCCACTTAAAATACattcatattcattttttttttttttttttaaaattctatgaattttttttatgaaatattcCTTTGAACTATTATCTACTTcaatatcatttatatttgctaaatttattataaaattatcacATAAACAATTATCTTCCTTTTcaatgtttttaaaaattaaaaattttaaattcaaATGCACACAAACAATTTCTTCGTAATCCATTGAAATATatgcattttaaaaaaaagaaaaaaggggAAAATGTTGTTATTGTGCTACAtctaattatttaaaaaaaaaaaaattattatatctaTTCAAAAActaaatagaaaaaagaaaaaaaagttaaatccaaataataatgaaattatttaaataacaaaataatatatatatgtgggAATAAAGTAGTATAATCATATccctttttattataaaaaaaaaaaaaaaatatattttttataatattaaatcgtaaaaaaaaaagaataaaataaaataaaataaaataaaataaaataaaataaataattaaaggTATAGAATGCTTTAAAACttaaagatataaatatataaatctttcttaaaaaataaaatgtaaattttctttttatttttaattgaagATTTAAAATtagtttatttatttcatttttttttaaccattttatatattaaaaaaaaaaaaaaagtagccttttaataattattatgaaatacataatcaattttttaaaaaattagaaaaataaattagataaatatatatatatatatataaatacaaagAGAAATAGaggaaaatacaaaaatatatttatttataattgtttatattttttaaaatcaaaataaaataaaacaaaatgtcttaaaattttattataattaaatatgaaaatatttatattaccattattttcttcaaacaataaaaatagtagATAATAAAAAGCAAAGCTTTgttctaaatattttataataaatttaaatctatttttttacatattaatatttttacctacattttttgttttcattttataacTTTACTAGCTTTTAAAACttgtaacaaaaaaaaaaaaaaaaaattcatcttAAATTATCTAGGATGcatcacaaaaaaaaaaaaaaagttttatatataaagtaacactaattacataaaaataaattcaaattatatatcattaaaataaaagaataaaaaaacttGATAtgtaagaaaaaattaaaaataaatattctttttatgaaaataagaaaatttttttcttggtattagtaaaaatataataaaattattgaagTCCTTTCtataataataagaaaaaaaaatatataagagaaagaaaaaaaaaattataaaaatataaaagttaaataaaaatagaaaaatttaatatggacaattttgatgaaaataataatgttttcgaaaaaaatgaaataaatgataatgaaaCATGTTCATACAACAAATTAGGAAAGCTTATATCAGAAAAATATTTGTCTGATTTCATAAACGAAGAGATATTCTTTATTGgtgaaattattaatatacaaGATAATATAATTACCTTGAAATCAGTTAATggtaaatgaaatattttaataaatatatatttttttttttcttttatattcgAATGCacataatttctttttttgtttaggAAATTCCGTTGAATGCATTATTAAAGATAGGaactttaaatataattcaaaatatataggaataaaaggtattgtatcaaatgatttaaaaataatcgAAACAAGAggtattatatttttagaagatattaattttgaaatagttaatgaatatataaatatttatatggaAAATATGAATTCTGAAGTTTTCTTATCGTCCTATTAAAATACAAGGAATTTATATCAACAGAATTTTCATATgctgaatttttttttttttttttaaatagtaaTTACCGTTATAAAgtgaataaatatatatatatatatttttcaaaaacatctttttttagttttgAAGTATATgttattcattattttctttatgcataatatatatattaaatattttaaattaaagcATATtacaaatttaatttaattaatttaaaaattaaaataaaattttataatttaaaaaaaaaggaaaataagtaaaattaaaagtttgtaacaaaaaattatactaaTAATTTGAACACTAAAAGAAACCTTGtttcaaaaataaatgcatttattaaaatcattaaGTAAATGAGATTACAATGGAAATATGATCTTAAAAAAGATATGGAAAGGATCATAcctaaacatatatatatatatttaaaaaggcAAGTATTTATCTTCTGTTACTAAACTAATCCAAactaaaaaacatatatattaaattaaaaaaaaaaaaaataaatataattaaaaaaaaaaaaaataaaagataaaaataaaataagattaaataattaaaaatttatataataattttttgtttattaaatatgtatataccATGATGATAATAAGCAGAATTTACATTTCTGATCAATCCtataaaaggaaaattctttcctttttcctttatttttatttcatctgATACTactataaaaatgataaaaaaaaaaatataatagtatgtaaatttttatgaacttgatataataaaatatgtatttttttttttttttgttttatctaattttttattttaatttacatAATTTCAATGCAAATAtatgatttaataaattttctaaaaaaaaatagaaagatATATGTGCTATCCCATATCCATATCCTTTTGATAATACATGCCCCCCACTTGACACATAtccaattattttttttgacgataaaataatatcatCAACTGGTTTCCCATTATCTGTAGAACTTTTCTGAAGATTTATTCTCTCCATTTGTgccttttcttttctttcacatttatttttttttataactttgtttttatatttataaatcacaggttcttttaatttttcaattttatctttattgtTTTTGTTAATAATTCGTTTGTGTTCAACCCATtccaatattttttttgtgtcTATTTGCTCTAgaagaaaagaaagaaattaaaaaaaaaattgtaaaaaatattgaaaaaaatattggaaaaaattatataataagtaaacaaatattttaatgaaataaaatttcctAATTATGTTCATGGTTTTATAATCCTTTTAATGGATAATTTActtatttcatatataattcaaaaaaaaaatcacat
The Plasmodium relictum strain SGS1 genome assembly, chromosome: 1 DNA segment above includes these coding regions:
- a CDS encoding Cg7 protein, putative — translated: MDYEEIVCVHLNLKFLIFKNIEKEDNCLCDNFIINLANINDIEVDNSSKEYFIKKIHRILKKKKKNEYECILSGTLTEIANFLFQHIELFIEIKKNKYDSEGNSDNNEKINDIDLYEKKKLKKNKIHLLKGADNYDNLNFENDSIYFKCPFNDLINDFEFFENKKYENISNFYISNELILSICLKLEEYLIEKKDLEKIKLGTYINLEKYENKYKHILNIFNLDNLFYLYINFNDYNRQFFFDNNVEVTVGEMIQNLSNKVLENGENNILNNSVSNLIEGKKIDDFNVGCHFSLILIDDIKELYDYFCINDLFINLNNVKLNIDKSVFSNNDNKNESWIFYKNFKKKIYNLSTVNNSSHNLNFSVSIISILLNYNSSNELNSYDLNHIPFNENYKLTNSYNFYKNISTNSNLDLLKNKELSKMDFMLCNFFLSVKNCHILELSNIYAEKRKKNKNNFFIKIESDLFEQTFISSLYLFQEDTQIELNNCYVNHDFDIKEEDLYEYFEKKIIYFDLSIKEKDSDINIGKGNLPMKPVVNELKDILEKKDFQNYYKFNYNVSLYLNVFKEKYLTSELSVELFFSIKEKKIEENRDNNILSIESKCLNYQVPSNIYEFKIWKEQEENNIKKILKKKEENLVRKFTKKYELMERERKNELEIKKNELKEIIIKMKEEQINVINCNNALKLKDKELNDEIHSLEKKLKKIKYAYEKSLQSFKENLRKSNLNESMIKENDELKINYTKLIKENKALQKENEEMKSTLRKYNNKDNAIISNNYFEKLKEELKRLKEYKNKMKETQIDSCNNKLQNYIKSIHRNRKKILQLISNFTIQLENIYDLTNDEILEENFHSILEGINAIKFIVNEEMKEEKNLKELESIKFKGSNIDNSNNNNNNNNNNNNTNINKNNNNNNNNINKNNNNINKNNINKNNNSNNINKNNTFCFNKNINNNIKEKDKKHFIYQKKSAIKEKEKNVYTNQNFIKNVSKNGKKKNFILSNQIIEDSSKQKNANTKIVENLRSEIKRLIESGIYNEDDQIIVNMKKKIVYILNCEKLNND